A single region of the Maylandia zebra isolate NMK-2024a linkage group LG17, Mzebra_GT3a, whole genome shotgun sequence genome encodes:
- the LOC143413305 gene encoding uncharacterized protein LOC143413305: MYARGIVTFFSYLSGLYSKNGYCLYMSLSKEHYYDGEGSTGYLAWRIKAIQRCTAKGRRLSSGAPGDGSSSEDQCGGPTVRRELQFVTEKLLSEDECKDTISLMKHSADEDTVKKKMKLTFVYRHNMVLGLLLSSNILSVFPRFKDIKGLIEQDFVLMFGEDVSGRLLERWPTTFKRKIIQQGRKLPSTSDLEELLLAADSPEDATEVNADIGWDSDLSAILLLLHLIPPSGQGRKRPGKVSASQAERRLVVFKKTGTNIQEHLDSITTSTQPYLLAVGVKKNDIHRFFIILDKNAMPCKSTSSLGTVDELFKAHFVFGTSYNTMLHNMYMFIQTTGFRKYLNTKHLNYFDQQADTDVNLQPDVAVKEVSTTGEVMSTNVEETPTTSEKVK, encoded by the exons ATGTATGCCAGAGGAATTGTAACCTTTTTCTCTTACCTCAGTGGCCTGTACTCCAAAAATGGCTAT TGTCTGTACATGTCACTCTCCAAGGAACATTATTATGATGGCGAGGGTAGCACCGGGTACTTGGCCTGGAGGATTAAAGCCATACAGAGATGCACTGCTAAAGGGAGGCGATTATCATCTGGAG CACCAGGAGATGGATCATCGAGTGAAGACCAGTGTGGTGGACCAACTGTCAGACGAGAGTTGCAGTTTGTTACAGAGAAGTTACTGAGTGAGGATGAGTGCAAGGATACAATCTCTCTGATGAAACATTCAGCTGATGAAGACACAgtcaagaagaagatgaagtTGACATTTGTTTATCGACACAACATGGTCCTTGGCCTCCTGCTGTCAAGCAACATACTGTCTGTTTTTCCACGTTTCAAAGATATCAAAGGCTTG ATCGAACAGGATTTTGTACTGATGTTTGGTGAGGATGTATCAGGCAGGTTGCTGGAGAGGTGGCCAACAACATTCAAAAGAAAGATTATCCAACAAGGCAGAAAGCTTCCTTCTACCAGTGACCTGGAAGAACTCTTGCTGGCAGCTGACTCACCTGAGGATGCCACTGAAGTTAATGCTGACATTG GCTGGGACAGTGACCTCTCAGCAATTCTATTGCTATTACATCTGATTCCACCATCTGGTCAGGGTCGGAAGAGACCAGGAAAGGTGTCAGCTTCTCAAGCAGAAAGGCGTCTTGTGGTCTTCAAGAag ACTGGAACAAATATCCAAGAGCACCTTGATTCCATCACTACCAGCACTCAACCCTACCTCCTGGCTGTTGGGGTGAAAAAGAATGACATCCACCGGTTCTTCATTATTCTTGACAAGAATGCCATGCCATGCAAGTCTACCTCTTCACTTGGTACTGTTGATGAACTGTTTAAAGCACATTTTGTGTTTGGCACATCTTACAACACTATGCTTCACAACATGTACATGTTCATCCAGACCACAGGTtttagaaaatatttaaataccaAACACCTTAACTATTTTGACCAGCAGGCTGACACTGATGTTAATCTACAGCCTGATGTGGCAGTTAAAGAAGTTAGCACTACAGGGGAGGTGATGTCAACTAATGTAGAAGAAACACCCACAACATCTGAAAAGGTCAAATAA
- the LOC143413235 gene encoding uncharacterized protein LOC143413235 → MVILSDSPLRKHQKLDAEVKQLVESILTSKPGGERIINEYNRTKSLVDETRRKTYWSTYLTDLTEKNGTSPPRQVKEMYARGIVTFFSYLSGLYSKNGYCLYMSLSKEHYYDGEGSTGYLAWRIKAIQRCTAKGRRLSSGAPGDGSSSEDQCGGPTVRRELQFVTEKLLSEDECKDTISLMKHSADEDTVKKKMKLTFVYRHNMVLGLLGPISGSRFRKLRVKNDTQG, encoded by the exons ATGGTCATCCTTTCAGACAGCCCTTTGAGGAAACATCAGAAGCTGGATGCAGAAGTTAAGCAA TTGGTGGAATCGATTCTCACCAGCAAACCTGGTGGAGAACGtataataaatgaatacaatCGGACCAAGTCCCTGGTGGATGAAACCAGAAGAAAAACATACTGGTCAACATACTTGACAGActtgacagaaaaaaatgg TACATCACCACCACGACAGGTAAAAGAAATGTATGCCAGAGGAATTGTAACCTTTTTCTCTTACCTCAGTGGCCTGTACTCCAAAAATGGCTAT tgTCTGTACATGTCACTCTCCAAGGAACATTATTATGATGGCGAGGGTAGCACCGGGTACTTGGCCTGGAGGATTAAAGCCATACAGAGATGCACTGCTAAAGGGAGGCGATTATCATCTGGAG CACCAGGAGATGGATCATCGAGTGAAGACCAGTGTGGTGGACCAACTGTCAGACGAGAGTTGCAGTTTGTTACAGAGAAGTTACTGAGTGAGGATGAGTGCAAGGATACAATCTCTCTGATGAAACATTCAGCTGATGAAGACACAgtcaagaagaagatgaagtTGACATTTGTTTATCGACACAACATGGTCCTTGGCctcctgggccctatttcaggaagccggtttagaaaactcagagtgaaaaacgatactcagggttga
- the LOC112436316 gene encoding serine/threonine-protein kinase pim-1-like — protein sequence MKKETRKMTTPADKKDSGDQDCKSRTAKRKASPEKKTPMKRRRVAEQAGPSTSSDVVKGVKRKVVQDEEGTTKKAKKAKLLDHMSGDEEQASFSLDSGKDLNNKQECAKNGKRKAAGDNREPLKKKKRNVDQGKKSVADQKREFQARYVEEHQLGEGGCGAVFAGYRIEDRFPVAIKHIPKNKVYCKVADENGKMLSVEVAIMLKLAGEAEGSVGISAPVSLLEWFDLGKELILVLERPVPAVDLQKYKAENGRTLTEDTAKVILKQLVDAVKELEEKHIFHRDIKGENILIETGSDVPRVRIIDFGLSCFVKQRSLYRIFYGTPLHIPPEWYIRSCYRCGPTTVWQMGVVLYEALHARYFSTARFLTKQLSIKKRLSTECRNFLDACLALAPEKRPTLEELQLHPWLR from the exons atgaaaaaggaaacaagaaaaatgaCCACTCCAGCTGATAAGAAAGATTCAGGAGATCAAG ATTGTAAGAGCAGGACTGCTAAAAGAAAGGCCAGTCCTGAAAAGAAGACCCCAATGAAAAGGAGGAGGGTCGCTGAGCAGGCTGGTCCTTCCACCAGCTCAGATGTGGTCAAAGGTGTGAAGCGCAAGGTTGTGCAAGATGAAGAGGGCAcaacaaagaaagcaaagaaggCTAAACTTCTCGACCATATGAGCGGTGACGAGGAGCAAGCATCCTTCTCGTTGGACTCTGGTAAAG ACTTGAACAACAAACAGGAGTGCGcaaaaaatggcaaaagaaaGGCCGCGGGAGACAACAGAGAGCcactcaagaaaaaaaaaaggaatgtggACCAGGGCAAAAAATCAGTGGCAGACCAAAAAC GTGAATTCCAAGCCAGATATGTGGAGGAGCACCAGCTCGGAGAAGGAGGCTGCGGAGCAGTGTTTGCTGGCTACCGGATAGAAGATCGTTTTCCA GTTGCCATCAAACACATTCCCAAAAATAAAGTCTACTGCAAAGTGGCG GATGAAAATGGGAAGATGCTCTCGGTGGAAGTGGCCATTATGCTTAAACTTGCAGGTGAAGCAGAAGGGTCAGTGGGAATATCAGCACCTGTGTCCTTGCTGGAGTGGTTCGACCTTGGCAAAGAGCTGATCCTGGTGCTGGAGAGACCTGTCCCCGCTGTGGACCTGCAAAAATACAAAGCAGAAAATGGAAGAACTTTAACAGAGGACACGGCCAAG GTCATTCTGAAGCAACTAGTTGATGCTGTAAAGGAACTTGAGGAGAAACACATCTTTCATCGGGACATCAAGGGAGAAAACATTCTGATTGAGACCGGCTCAGATGTGCCTCGAGTTCGCATCATTGACTTTGGACTGAGCTGCTTTGTTAAACAGCGATCTCTGTATCGCATCTTCTATG gCACTCCTCTTCACATCCCTCCCGAGTGGTACATTAGGAGCTGCTACAGGTGTGGACCCACCACGGTGTGGCAAATGGGAGTGGTGTTGTATGAAGCGCTTCATGCACGATACTTTAGTACCGCGAGGTTCCTCACAAAGCAACTGAGCATCAAAAAGCGTCTGTCCACAG aaTGCCGGAATTTCTTGGACGCATGTTTAGCTTTAGCCCCGGAGAAGCGCCCAACACTGGAGGAGCTCCAGCTTCACCCCTGGCTAagataa